Genomic segment of Ralstonia pickettii:
CCGAACCGGCCAGCGTCAGGCCGGCGTTCTGCGCCTTGATGCTGGCGATGCGGGCCGAGTCCACACGGCTCATCTGGCCGGCGCCCACGCCCAGCGTCATGCCGCCGCCGCAGAAGACGATGGCGTTGGACTTGACGAACTTGGCGACGCGCCAGGCGAACATCAGATCGTCCATTTCCTTCGGCGTGGGGTGGCGCTTGGTCACCACGCGCAGCTCGCTCGGCTGCACGTTCTTGGCGTCCGGGCTCTGCACCAGCAGGCCGCCGCCAACGCGCTTGAAGTCGTATGCGTTCACGCCCGCATTTGCCCCATTCGCCAGCGGAATCTCCAGCACACGGACGTTCTGCTTGGCGGCGAACACCGAACGTGCGCCTTCCGAGAAGCCCGGGGCGATCAGCACTTCTACGAACTGTTTAGCCACCACCTGTGCGGCCGCATCATCCAGCGGCACGTTGAAGGCGATGATGCCGCCGAAGGCCGAGGTGGAGTCGGTCTTGAACGCCTTCTCATACGCCTCTTGCGCGGTGACGCCGATGGCCACGCCGCACGGGTTGGCATGCTTGATGATGACGCAGGCGGCGCCCTTGGCGGGGTCGAACGACTTCACGCATTCCCACGCCGCATCGGCGTCGGCGATGTTGTTGTACGACAGCTCCTTGCCCTGCAGTTGCGTGTAGTTGGCGAGCGCGCCGTCGACGGCCTTCAGGTCGCGATAGAACGCGGCGGATTGGTGCGGGTTCTCGCCGTAGCGCATTTCCTGCACCTTGTCGAAGGCCAGGTTCAGCGTTTGCGGATAGGCGCTGCGCGTGCTGTGCGACTTGTCGGCGCCGAGGCTCGTCAGGTAGTTGGTGATCGCGCCGTCGTACTGCGCGGTGTGCGCGAACACCTTCTTGGCCAGCATGAAGTTGGTCTCGTAGCCGACCGTGTTGTTGTTGGCTTGCATTTCGGCCAGCACGGTGGCGTAGTCGGCCGGATCGACGATCACCGTCACGTCGCGATGGTTCTTGGCCGCCGAGCGCAGCATGGTCGGGCCGCCGATGTCGATGTTCTCGATGGCGTCGGCCAGCGTGCATTCGTCCTTGGCCACCGTCTGCTGGAACGGGTACAGGTTCACCACCAGTAGGTCGATGATCGGGATGCTGTGTTCGGACAGTGCGGCCATGTGCTCAGGCAGGTCGCGGCGGGCCAGGATGCCGCCGTGCACCTTCGGGTGCAGCGTCTTGACGCGGCCGTCGAGCATTTCCGGGAAGCCGGTGTAGTCCGCCACTTCCGTCACGGGCAGGCCGGATTCGGCGAGCAGCTTGGCGGTGCCGCCGGTGGAGAGGAGCTTGACGCCGCGCTCGTGCAGGGCACGGGCAAAGTCGACGATGCCGGTCTTGTCGGAAACGGAAAGCAGGGCTTGCTGGATCATGGTGGAAACGCCGGTGGGCGGGTGTGGCGCTGGGTTTGCCGAACTGGCAGAAGGCGCCGTCAGAAGGGAAATCGGTTCAAAGGCCGGCCCGCAACCTCAGATGAGGCCGTGCTGCTGCAACTTCTTGCGCAGCGTATTGCGGTTGATGCCGAGGTAGTCGGCCGCCTGCGACTGGTTGTTGGAAGCCCATTCCATCACGGTTTCCAGCAGCGGCCGCTCGATGGCCTGCAGCACCATGTCGTAGACGTTGGACGGGTTTTCGCCGTCCAGGTCACGGTAATACGCATCCAGGCTGTCGCGGATGCAACGTTCGATCGGGTTGCGGCTCATGCGGCAAGCAGTTCCTTGTTGTTGTCGTTGTTGCCCGTCGTGGGGTGGTCGCCACCGGTTGCCTGGTCTTCGTAGACCAGCCGGTCGGACAGCGCACGCTGCTCGTCGAAGAACGCGTTGACGGCGGCCAGCTGGGCCACTGTGTCCTCGATGGTGTTCATGCGGTGGCGGAACAGGTTGGCCCCCGCCAACCCGCGCGTGTACCAGGCGATGTGCTTGCGTGCGGTGCGCACGCCGGTGTATTCGCCATAGAACGCGTAGTGCTCTTCCAGATGCGCGTTCATGATGCCGCGAATCTCTTCCACTTCCGGCGTGGGCAGCAGCGTGCCGGTCTGCAGGAAATGCTCGATCTCGCGGAACAGCCACGGGCGCCCCTGCGCCGCGCGGCCGATCATGATGGCGTCGGCGCCGGTCACGGCCAGCACGTGCTTGGCCTTGGCCGGTGTGGTGATATCGCCATTGGCCACTACCGGAATGCGCACCGACGCCTTGACCGCGGCGATGGTGTCGTATTCCGCTTCACCGTGGTACAGATCGGCACGCGTGCGGCCGTGCACGGTCAACATGCTGATGCCCGCATCCTGCGCAACGCGCGCTACGGTGAGGGCATTTCGGTGTTCGCGGTCCCAACCGGTGCGGATCTTCAGCGTCACCGGCACGCGATCGCCCACCGCACCGACCACGGCCTCGACAATGCGCTGGACCAGCGGCTCGTTCTGCAGCAGGGCAGAACCGGCGGCCACATTGCACACCTTCTTGGCGGGGCAGCCCATGTTGATGTCGATGATCTGCGCGCCGCGATCGACGTTGTAGCGCGCGGCCTCGGCCATCATCATCGGCTCGGCGCCGGCAATCTGCACGGCGATCGGCTCGACCTCGCCCGTGTGGTTGGCGCGCCGCATCGTCTTCTCGCTTTTCCACAACTGCGCGTTGGACGCGACCATCTCGGACACCGCATAGCCCGCGCCCAGCCGTTTGCACAGCTGACGGAACGGGCGGTCCGTCACGCCCGCCATGGGGGCGACGAACAGGTTGTTGCGAAGGGTATGCGGTCCGATCTGCAAGGCTGTCGAGAAAGACGCGGCTGAAAGAAACGAAAAATCACCCCTTCCGCCCAGAGTCGAATGACGATCGGGCGGAGCAACGGGAGTGAAAAATGCGAGGACGGGATTTTACCGCCAAACCGCCGGATTGCCTAAATGTTGTGCACAAACTATGCGGCAGTGCAGTCGGCGGCCGGGTTCTTGCCGTGGCTGGCGCTAGCGGAACCGTTGCAGGCCGTAGGGGCGGCCGTCGATGAAAGGCGTGCGCTCGCTGACCAGATCGGCGATGAGTCGGGCGGTGCCTGGCGCGCCTGTCATGCCCAGGTGGCCGTGCCCGAACGCGAAGAACACGTTGCGGTAGCGCTCCGAGCGGTCGATCACGGGCAGGCTGTCGGGTAGAGAGGGCCGATGGCCCATCCATTGGCTGTCGTCCGTAAAGCCGAGGCCGGGGAAGAGCTGCTGGCCCTGTCGCATGAGGATGCGGGCGCGGCGGTAGTCGGGCGCAGCGTCCAACCCGCCGATCTCCACGGTGCCAGCAATGCGCAGGCCGCCTTCCATGGGCGTCGCGATGAACTTGCGCTCGCAATCCATGATTGGCCGTGAAGGCTGCACGCTGGGCGCGCGCAGCGTGGCGTGATAGCCGCGTTCCGTGTCGAGCGGAATGCGGATGCTGGTGAGCTTTGCGCCCAGCCGCATCGACCACGCACCCGCGCACAGCACCAGCTTCGACAGGGGCAGCGTGCCGCAATCGGTGTGCAGCCGCGTCGGACCGCCGTAGTCGCTTCGGCCGAACTCCACGTCCAGCACCTTGCGGCGCAGGAACGTGCCGCCCGCCGCCATGAAGTTGGCTGCCAGCGTCTTGACCAGCCGTTCCGGATTCACCGTGAAGCCGTTGTCGGGCAGCAGCAGACCGGATTGGATGTCGGCGGCCAGTGCAGGTTCCAGTTCGCGCGCTTCACCAGCGCTCAGGGCTTGCGAGCGCACGCCGGTGGCATCGCGAATGGACTGCGCCAGCACATCGCCCGACGAACGCGCCAGCGTGCGCCACACATACAGGTGGCCCGTCTGGCGGATGAGGCCGTCATATTGCGCGGCGTCGAGCAGGTTGCGATAGCCGGGAAAGGTCGCGCTGAAGAGACTCGCCAGCGGCTGCGCCGTCGCACGGGCCTGCGCTTCATTGCCGGCGAGCACCCATTGCAGCAGCCACGGCAGCGCGCGCGGCAGATAGGGCCAACGCACCGTCAGCGGTCCCATCGGATCGGCCAGCCATTTCGGTACCTGCTTGAGCATGCCCGGCAGCGCCATCGGCACGACCGACGCCACGCTCAGGCAGCCTGCGTTGCCGAACGAGCAACCCTCGCCAATGCCGGCCTGATCGAGCAGCGTGACTTGATGGCCATCACGTTGCAATTGCAGGGCGCACGCCGTGCCGACAATGCCGGCGCCAATCACGGTGATCTGGTGGCGATCGCCGGCAGCGCAGCCCTCGGGTGTTGCCACGCGTTAGCCCCGCTGCCCGAACATCATTTGCCGCGCCAGGCCGTGCTTGAGCGGCGGCAGGCATTCCAGCAGCGTGAGGGCGGCGCCGCGCAGGTGGCCAAACGGCCGGCCGGGCACGGCAAACGCACGCGGTAGCAAATCGGTCAGACCGATGGTGACGGCGCGGTCGAACGCGCGTTCGCGGGCGAAGCGGGCGAGGGTGGCTGCCGTGGCCCCCTCCCGAAGCGCGCGCGCCATCTCGAACGCATCGCGCAGGCCGAGGTTGAAACCCTGGCCCGCCACCGGGTGAATCGTCTGCGCGGCATTGCCGATGGCGGCGACACGGCGGTCGACCGGAATGCGCTGAGCGTGCAGCCCAAGCGCGAATGTGTGGCGCGGACTGGCGTGGGTGAAGCGGCCCATGCGCTCACCGAAGGCAGCGCCCAACTCAGCGAGGAAGGCGTCGTCGGGCAAGGCTGCGCGTCGGCGCGCTTCGTCGGGCGCGCAGCACCAGACGAGCGCGTAGCCGGGACCGTGCGCATCATCCTGCGGCAACAACGCGAGCGGGCCTTCGGGCGTGAAGCGCTCCCACGCCCAGCCTTCCAGCGGGGCGCTGCAGCGCACGTGCGCGACGATGGCGGTCTGGCCGTAATCGCGCCGCCGCGCCTGTGCAATGCCGCGTTGCTGCTTGCGTGCGTCGTCAAACAAGCCGCCTTCGGCCTGGATGACGACTTCGGTTTCGATGGCCAGCGGATGGCGCCCCTCGCGCAGCGCCCGCACGCGTGCCGGGGCCACCGTGCCGTCGGCGCGCGGCAGTTGCTCGACGCGCTCCACGGGCGTGTGGTCGTAGCGGGTGAGGCGCATCGGGTAGCGTGCCACCAGCGTGGCGAGTGCGGCGTTGAGCGCGGCGCTCAGGTCGCCGTATTGCACGACGTGTCCGAGCGCGGGGACGTCGTAGTCTTCGCGGCGGATATGCGCCTGCCCGAAGTGGCCGCGCTGCGAGACGTGGATGTGCGTGATGGGCGTGGCGCGCGTGGGCCAGCCGCCAATCTCCTGCAGCAGCACGCGCGAGCCGTGCGACAGGGCCAGCGCGCGCGGGTCTCGCGCGGCGGCTTCAGCATCGCGCGCATCGAACAGGGCGATGCGCCAGTCGGTGTCGCGCAGCAACCAGTTCGCCAGCGCCAGCCCGACGGGGCCTGCGCCGACGATGGCGACGTCGAACTCCGGCGCGGCGCTGTTCGCTGTGATGCTCCCGGTCATGCGCGGCTCCGCATCACCAGTTCGATTTCGTCTGGGGCCACCGGCACGTCGCGCGTGATGATTTCGCACCCTTCGGGCGTGACGATGGCGTCGTCTTCAATGCGGATGCCGATGTGCCAATACTGTTCCGGCACGCCGGGCGCGGGGCGCACGTAGATCCCGGGTTCGACGGTCAGCACCATGCCGGCTTCCAGCGGGCGCCACGGGCGTTCGCCTTCAGCCGGGGCAACGGTGCCGGGCGTGCGGTATTCCCCCACGTCGTGCACGTCCATGCCGAGCCAGTGGCCGGTGCGGTGCATGTAGAACTGACGGTATTGGCCGCCGGCGATCACGTCATCGAGCGTGCCGACCTTGTTTGCGTCGAGCAGGCCGGTGTCGAGCATGCCTTGCGCCAGCACGCGGGTGGCGGCATCGTGCGGCACGTTGTAAGGCACGCCGGGGCGCGTCTGCGCAAGGGCGGCTTCCTGCGCGGCCACCACCAGCGCATACAGTTCGCGTTGCGGGCCGGTGAAGCGGCCATTGACCGGGAACGTGCGGGTGATGTCTGACGCGTAGCCATCCAGTTCACAGCCGGCATCGATCAGGCAGAGATCGCCGTCGCGCAGTTCTGCATTGCCGGCGCGGTAGTGCAGTACGCACGCGTTCGGGCCCGTCGCCACGATGGAGTTGTAGGCAACGCTCTGCGCGCCGTGGCGGCGGAATTCGTATAGCAGTTCCGCTTCGAGATGGTATTCACGCAGCCCGGCACGCGACGCCTGCATGGCGCGCACGTGCGCCCCGGCAGAGATGCGTCCGGCACGGCGCATGATGTCGAGTTCGCTTGCGTCCTTGAACAGCCGCATCTCATCGAGGATGGCGCGCACGTCCAGGGCTTGGTGCGGCGACGACACCCCCGCGCGGCCTTGCATGCGCACTGCATCGAGCCAGCGGCGCATGCGGCGGTCGAACGCGCTGCTCTCGGCGAGCGGATAGGCCACGGCACCGGCATTGGCGAGCAACTTGGGCAGCGTCGCATCAATGTCTTCCACCGAGTGCCCCTCATCCAGGCCGAAGGCGTCCTTAGCGGCTTCCGGGCCGAAGCGGAAGCCGTCCCAGATTTCGCGCTCCTCATGCTTTGGGCGGCAGAACAGCACGCTGCGCGCCGGCGCGTTGCCCGCGGGCACCACGATGGCGAGCACCGCTTCGGGCTCGGTAAAGCCGGTCAGGTAATAGAAGTAGCTGTCGTGCCGGTAGGGGTAGTCGCTGTCGCGGTTGCGCATCGCTTCGGGCGCGGTCGGCACGATGGCGACTCCGCCACGACTACCCGATGCAGTGCGCAGCCACTGCACGACGCGTTCGCGGCGCTGGCGATAGGTCTGGAGGAAAGCGAGTTCGGTGGCGGACATGGCGTGTTTTCCAGCGACAGAAAGGATGCATCGATTGTAACGCCGCGCTTGGCGGGCGCTGGGAGGAGGGCATCGCTACACCCAAAAGGAGACTTGTGCGGTGCGGACGGCGTCTCCTAAAGTCTCGGGCGGCGGCCGCCGTTAATACTGAGCTGTTTGCATCCCGGTTGCGACCTCCGCCTGCAGTGGATTGGCCGCATTGGATCGGCCTGCCCAGGAGAACCGATGCTCGCCAGTAGTTACAACCCTCTTCTCGTCCTGCTTTCCCTCTTCGTGGCCATCCTGGCGTCGTATACGGCGCTGGATATGGCAGGACGCGTCGTGACCGCGCAAGGCCGCGCGGCGTTGTGGTGGCTCATCGGCGGCGCCTCGGCCATGGGGTTGGGCATTTGGTCGATGCACTTTGTCGGCATGCTGGCGCTGAACCTGCCGATCCCGGTTGGCTATGACGTCGGTATCACATTGACCTCGCTTGCCATTGGCATTGGGGCGTCAATATTTGCGTTATGGCTGGCCAGCCGGCGTGAACTGCCGTGGCCCCGCTTGGCGGGCGGCGCCGTCCTCATGGGCGCAGGCGTGGCGGGTATGCATTACACCGGCATGGCCGCGCTGCGCATGAACCCCGGCATTCAATACGACCCCGCCAGGTTTGCGCTGTCGATCGTGATTGCCGTGCTGGCCTCGGGCGTGGCGCTGTGGATGGCGTTTCGCCTGCGGCAGCAGTCGCGACGCGTTCGTGCGCTGCGTGCCGGTTCGGCGGTGGTGATGGGCGTGGCGATCGTCGGCATGCACTACGTGGGTATGGCCGCGGCGGCGTTTCCATACGGCAGCGTGTGTGGCGCTGCGCACACCGGCGCGAGTGCCGACTGGCTGGCGCTGGTCATCATCATCGTGACGCTGGCGGTGCTGGCCATCGCGCTCATCATCTCGGTGCTGGATTTGCGCATGGAAGCGCGCACCGCCTTGCTGGCGAACTCGCTGGCCGCAGCCAACAAGGAATTGGCCTACCTCGCGCTGCACGACAACCTGACCAAGCTGTCCAACCGCGTGCTGCTGGAAGACCGTCTGACCCAGGCGATCCGCACGGCTGATCGCGAGAAGCGCCGCTTCGCTGTCATGTTCATGGATCTGGACGGTTTCAAGGCCGTCAACGATGTCTATGGCCACCACGTGGGCGATCTGCTGCTGATCGACGTCGCGCAGCGCATCGGCGCGCGGGTGCGGCAGCAGGACACCGTGGCGCGAGTCGGTGGGGATGAATTCGTCGTGCTGGCCTATGTGGATGATCCGGAAGACGCCGGCACCCTGGCCGACGCGCTGCTGGGCGTGGTGCGCGAGCCCTTCATGGCCGGCGGTCACGAGTTGCGCGTCTCCACCAGCATCGGCATCGCGATCTACCCTGGCGACGGCGGCAACCAGCATGACCTGCTGACCAACGCCGATGCGGCGATGTACCACGCAAAGGGCCTGGGCCGGAACGCCTACAGCTTTTTCGAGCCATCGATGAACGCCGACGTGCATCAGCAGTTGCAGCTTGTGCAAGACCTGCGCCGCGCGGTCGAGCGGCACGAACTCGTGCTGCATTACCAGCCGAAATTCAACGCGCCCAACGGGCCGATCATGGGCGTGGAGGCGTTGGTGCGCTGGCAGCATCCGCAGCGCGGTCTGGTGCCCGCCGATGAATTCATCCCGCTGGCCGAAAAGACCGGTCTGATCGTGCCGCTGGGCGCCTGGGTGCTGGACGAGGCCTGCCGCCAGATGGCGCAATGGCAACGCGAGGGGCACGCCGGCTGGACCGTCGCCGTGAATCTCTCCGCGCTGCAGTTTGGCCATGCCGCACTCATCGACACCGTGCGCGAGACGCTCGCGCGCCATGCGCTGGACCCGCGCAGCCTGATGCTGGAAATTACAGAATCGACCGCCATGCGCGATGTCGACGCGAGCCTGCAGATCCTGCAGCAGCTCGACGCGATGGGCGTGCGGATTTCGATCGACGATTTCGGCACCGGCTATTCCAGCCTGCTGTATCTCAAGCGTTTGCCTGCCAGCGAACTGAAGATCGACCGCGGCTTCGTGCGCGACCTGGCGCACGACACGGAAGACGCGGCCATCGTCTCGGCCATCGTGGCGCTGGACCAGACGCTGAACCTGCGCATCGTCGCAGAGGGTGTGGAGACCGCCGAGCAGCAGGCGTTCCTGACGCGGCTCGGCTGCCACTCGCTGCAGGGCTACCTGCTCGGCCGCCCGATGACGGCGGAATCGTTGAGCGCGGCGATGGCGTAAGCGCTTAGCGCGACGCGACTTCAGCGTCTAGCGCGGCCAGTTGGGTGGGCGTGCCGACGTTTTCCCAGCGGCCGTCGAAGCGCTCGCCGGTCGCACGGCCTTCAGCGATGGCCTTGTGGTACAGCGGCGTCATCGCCAGTCGCGTGCCGGGCGCGATGCCGGCAAACAGGCGCGTGTCGTACAAGCCAATGTTGCCGAACGTGAGGCGCTCGGCGCCTTCGGCGTGGAGCATGCCTTCGTTATCCAGCGCGAAATCGCCGCGCAGGTGGTAGGGCGGATTGGGCACCATCACCAGATGCATGCCCGGCGCCGCTTGCGCGGCCATTGCGGGCGCCCGGTCGCGCAGCAAGGCGTAGTCGTAATCGCAGAACACATCGCCGCTGACGGCAATGAATACGCTGTGCCCATCGCCTGCATGCAGCAGCGGCATGGCCTGCGCAACCCCGCCTGCCGTTTCGAGCGCCTGCCCTTCCGGCGAATATGCGAGGCGCACGCCCCACGCGCTGCCATCGCCCAGGGCGGTTTCGATCTGCGCGCCGAGCCACGCGTGGTTGATGACAATGTCGCGCACGCCGGCCGCGGCCAGGCGCTCGATCTGCCAGACGATCAGCGGTTTGCCGCCCACGGTGAGCAGTGGCTTGGGCGTGTGGTCGGTCAGCGGCCGCATGCGATCGCCGCGGCCCGCCGCAAAAATCATGGCGCGCGTCGTCGAATTCAAGCCATCACCTTCATGAGAATCAGCAGCACGGCCATGCCGCCGACGATGGTCCACATCGCGCTTTTCGTCACCCGTGCAATGACGATGGCGACGATGCCGGCAAGCAGGCGTGGATTGTCGACCGACACCGCGAGCGCGCCATCGCGCATCAGGAGGTCGGGCGCGATGAGCGCGGTCAGCATCGCAGCCGGCACATAGGGCAGGGCGCTGCGGAACCACATCGGCAGGTTCATGCGCCCTTCCAGCGCGATGAACGATAGGCGGATCAGATAGGTGGCGGCGCCGGCAATCAACAGCACGCCGAAGAGGATCAGGGCTTTCATGCGGCAGCCCCCTTGTCGGACGGTCGGGCCAGTAAGCGCTCAACCAGTGCGCCGAGGGCAATGCCCACGCACGCCGCGCTCATGAGCCCGAGCTTGTGCGGCCAGCCCGTCCACGCCACGGCCAGCGCGGCGCCGGTCAGGGCAGCGGCCAGTTGCGCACGCGTGCGCAGTGCCGGCACCACGATGGCGATAAACGTAAGGGGCAGGAAGAAATCGAGCGGCCACGAGGTCGGCACCTGCGCGCCCAGCAGCACGCCGACGATCGTCGATGCCTGCCAGCTCGACCACAGCGCCACGCCAGCGCCGAGGAAATACCAATGGCGATATGCGGCTTCCGCGCTGCCGGGCTGCGCGGTGACAACGCGGCGGTTCATGGCGGCGAAGGCTTCGTCGGTCAGCAGATAGGCGATCAGCCATTTCCAGCGGCGCGGCAGGTGCGCCAGCGCTGGCGCAATGCTGGCCGAATACAGCGCGTGCCGCAGATTCACCATCGAGACCGTCGCCGCAATCACCAGCGCGGGCGCGCCACCGGCCCACAACTGCACGAGGATCATCTGCGACGCGCCACCGAAAACGATGGCGCTCATCGCCACGGCAAGCCACGCGGGCATGCCGGCCGACGTGGCCAGCACGCCGTAGATCATGCCGAACGGCACCACGCCCAGCAGCATCGGCGCGAGTGCCAGCATGCCGGCGCGAAACTCAACGGTGCGGGGGGAGGCCATCAGAACGTGTAGCCGATCTGCTGCGTGCGATCTTCGAGTTGATCGAGCAGGCGGGCCAGCGGCGCCAGCGCGTTGTAGCGGCTGCATACACGGCGCAGGTAGGCGATGAAGCGCGGAGTGTCTTCCACGTAGCCGGTCTTGCCGTCGCGGTAGCACAGGCGCGCGAAAATGCCCGCCACCTTCAGATGGCGTTGCGCGCCCATCCATTCGAGCGCACGGTAGAACTCGCCGAAGTCTTCATCCACCGGCAGCTTGGCGGCGCGGGCCGCTTCCCAGTACCGCACGGCCCAATCCAGCTCCTGCTCTTCGTCCCACGACAGGAAGGCGTCGCGCAGCAGCGAGGCGGCGTCGTAGGTGATCGGTCCGTAGACGGCGTCTTGGAAGTCCAGCACGCCCGGCTGCGATGGGTCGGCCGCGTTGATCATCAGATTACGGGGCATGTAGTCACGATGCACGTACACGCGCGGCTGGGCCAAGGCACTGTCGACCAGCAGCTTGAACACCTTGTCGAGCGATTCGCGCTGGGTGGCGTCGAGCGGGCGTTGCAGGTGGCGGTCGACGTACCAGTCCGGAAACAGCGACAGTTCGCGGCGCAGCAGCGCCTCGTCATACGGCGGCAGCTCGCCTTCGCGGGAGGCCAACTGCCAGCGCACCAGAGTATGGATGGCAGGGCGGAACAGCGTGTTGGCGTAGGCGAGGTCGAAATCGCGCTCGCGCAGCGATTGCAGATACGTTTGTGGGCCCAGGTCGGTCAGCAGCAGGAAGCCCTGCGCGAGATCCTGCTCCAGCACCTGCGGCGCACGCACGCCGGCGCCGTTGAGCAGACCAGCCACATGGACGAACGGGCGGCAGTCTTCCTGCGGCGGCGGGGCGTCCATGACGACCAGCGTGCCGGGCTTGCCACTGCCGGCGCTGTCCAGGCGGAAATACCGGCGGAAGCTGGCATCGGCCGAAGCAGGTTGCACCGTGTCGATGCGCAGGCCGTGGGCGGCGGGCAATGTGCCGAGCCAGTCGCGCAGTTGGCTGAGGCGTGCGTCGGTTGCGCCTGCTGCGGCGCCAGGGGTCGAAGCCATGCTGA
This window contains:
- a CDS encoding AzlC family ABC transporter permease, with product MASPRTVEFRAGMLALAPMLLGVVPFGMIYGVLATSAGMPAWLAVAMSAIVFGGASQMILVQLWAGGAPALVIAATVSMVNLRHALYSASIAPALAHLPRRWKWLIAYLLTDEAFAAMNRRVVTAQPGSAEAAYRHWYFLGAGVALWSSWQASTIVGVLLGAQVPTSWPLDFFLPLTFIAIVVPALRTRAQLAAALTGAALAVAWTGWPHKLGLMSAACVGIALGALVERLLARPSDKGAAA
- a CDS encoding aminoglycoside phosphotransferase family protein, which gives rise to MASTPGAAAGATDARLSQLRDWLGTLPAAHGLRIDTVQPASADASFRRYFRLDSAGSGKPGTLVVMDAPPPQEDCRPFVHVAGLLNGAGVRAPQVLEQDLAQGFLLLTDLGPQTYLQSLRERDFDLAYANTLFRPAIHTLVRWQLASREGELPPYDEALLRRELSLFPDWYVDRHLQRPLDATQRESLDKVFKLLVDSALAQPRVYVHRDYMPRNLMINAADPSQPGVLDFQDAVYGPITYDAASLLRDAFLSWDEEQELDWAVRYWEAARAAKLPVDEDFGEFYRALEWMGAQRHLKVAGIFARLCYRDGKTGYVEDTPRFIAYLRRVCSRYNALAPLARLLDQLEDRTQQIGYTF